A portion of the Acidihalobacter yilgarnensis genome contains these proteins:
- a CDS encoding branched-chain amino acid ABC transporter permease: MLKRWLPSLAILAVTGIGFALVPLAYSNQFLLFNMMMYMALAQGLNIIYGYTGYLPFGYVGFFGAGAYGAAMAISFWHWPVLLAVLGGGLVAVLFGLLLTPLFRLSGAYFSIANLAAAEALFYLVANPHMTALTQGPYGINLPQVYDPNFAYGTMLAILLFAVAASAYLRRSRFGLALAAIREDTVSASMAGIDVVRARAVAWLLSAFIAGLAGATYGWYISVFYPETVFALSITVFTIVFVLFGGQGTVLGPLIGTLLLYGAYNVIGISNPQYFQLAYGILIVVLVLFLPAGLASLLRRRRATDER, from the coding sequence GTGCTTAAACGCTGGCTGCCCTCGCTTGCGATCCTCGCCGTCACCGGCATCGGCTTCGCACTGGTGCCGCTGGCCTACAGCAACCAGTTTCTGCTGTTCAACATGATGATGTACATGGCGCTCGCCCAAGGCCTCAACATCATCTACGGCTACACCGGCTACCTGCCCTTCGGCTATGTCGGCTTCTTCGGCGCCGGTGCCTACGGCGCGGCCATGGCGATCAGCTTCTGGCACTGGCCGGTGCTGCTGGCGGTGCTCGGCGGCGGGCTGGTGGCGGTGCTCTTCGGGCTGCTGCTGACGCCGCTGTTCCGGCTCTCGGGCGCGTATTTCTCGATCGCCAACCTGGCTGCCGCCGAGGCGCTGTTCTATCTGGTCGCCAACCCGCACATGACCGCGCTGACCCAGGGCCCCTACGGCATCAACCTGCCGCAGGTCTACGATCCCAACTTCGCCTACGGCACCATGCTCGCGATTCTGCTGTTCGCCGTGGCCGCGTCGGCCTATCTGCGTCGCTCGCGCTTCGGTCTCGCGCTCGCCGCCATCCGCGAAGACACCGTCAGCGCCAGCATGGCCGGCATCGACGTGGTCCGCGCGCGCGCCGTCGCCTGGCTGCTTTCGGCGTTTATCGCCGGACTGGCCGGCGCCACCTACGGCTGGTACATCTCCGTGTTCTATCCCGAAACCGTGTTCGCGCTGTCGATCACCGTGTTCACCATCGTCTTCGTACTGTTCGGCGGCCAGGGCACCGTGCTCGGCCCGCTGATCGGCACGCTGCTGCTCTACGGCGCCTACAACGTGATCGGCATCTCCAACCCGCAGTATTTCCAGCTCGCCTACGGCATCCTGATCGTCGTGCTGGTACTGTTCCTGCCTGCGGGACTCGCCTCACTGCTGCGCCGCAGGAGGGCTACCGATGAGCGCTGA
- a CDS encoding ABC transporter ATP-binding protein: MSAEPLIEVAGVHKAFGGLKALNGISFTLAPGEVLGLAGPNGSGKTTTINAISGMFHLDGGEIRLAGRPLGRLPPHRRARMGINRTFQVPKPFSGLTTRQNVEVAAHFGGGGNADIDGLLARLNLADAAERPAGTLNSGQQKRLDLARALATGPRVLLVDEIGAGLNPEELHAMASLLRELAAEGLGLVVVEHLMDFLGQVTDRVVVMNAGLEIFGGTLREAAEDPQVIEVFLGKSA, from the coding sequence ATGAGCGCTGAACCGCTGATTGAGGTCGCCGGCGTGCACAAGGCCTTCGGCGGCCTCAAGGCCCTCAACGGCATCTCCTTCACGCTCGCGCCCGGCGAGGTGCTAGGTCTTGCCGGCCCCAACGGCTCCGGCAAGACCACCACCATCAACGCCATTTCCGGAATGTTCCACCTCGACGGCGGCGAGATTCGGCTGGCAGGACGTCCCCTCGGCCGTCTACCGCCCCACCGACGCGCGCGCATGGGCATCAACCGCACCTTCCAGGTACCCAAGCCTTTTTCCGGGCTCACCACCCGCCAAAACGTGGAAGTCGCCGCGCACTTCGGGGGTGGCGGCAACGCCGACATCGACGGTTTGCTCGCGCGCCTCAATCTAGCCGATGCCGCCGAGCGCCCCGCCGGCACCCTCAACAGCGGCCAGCAGAAGCGATTGGACCTGGCCCGCGCACTGGCCACCGGCCCGCGCGTACTACTGGTCGACGAGATCGGTGCCGGGCTCAATCCGGAGGAATTGCACGCCATGGCCAGCCTGCTGCGCGAGCTGGCAGCCGAAGGCCTGGGGCTGGTCGTGGTCGAACACCTGATGGACTTCCTCGGCCAAGTCACCGACCGTGTGGTGGTGATGAACGCCGGGCTCGAAATCTTCGGCGGCACCCTGCGCGAAGCCGCCGAGGATCCGCAGGTAATCGAGGTCTTTCTGGGGAAAAGCGCATGA
- a CDS encoding ABC transporter ATP-binding protein yields MSALLEMQGIDTGHDRLQVLWKTDLRVDEGEAVVLLGANGAGKTTLLRTLVGLHPLWGGSIHFAGEDIARLPSARRIRAGIAYMSELGVFPDLSIADNLALGGYFLSAAERRTQRRQMFERFPDLARRPRAAARSLSGGQRKMLGVAKALMGRPRLLVMDEPSAGLSPKFVNEVIDILRHAGGDGLAMLIAEQNVRFLDLADRGVVLDGGRVAAEGPVAALKQDDAVRRAYFGMLAAEG; encoded by the coding sequence ATGAGCGCATTGCTTGAAATGCAGGGCATCGACACCGGGCACGACCGCCTGCAAGTACTCTGGAAGACCGATCTTCGCGTCGACGAAGGCGAAGCGGTGGTGCTGCTGGGTGCCAATGGCGCGGGCAAAACCACACTGCTGCGCACCCTGGTCGGCCTCCACCCCCTGTGGGGCGGCTCGATCCACTTCGCCGGCGAAGACATCGCCCGCCTGCCCAGCGCGCGACGCATCCGCGCCGGCATCGCCTATATGTCCGAACTCGGCGTGTTCCCGGACTTGAGCATCGCCGACAACCTGGCGCTGGGCGGCTACTTCCTGTCCGCCGCCGAACGCCGCACGCAGCGCCGCCAGATGTTCGAGCGCTTCCCCGACCTCGCCCGCCGACCGCGCGCCGCGGCCCGCTCGCTCAGCGGTGGCCAGCGCAAGATGCTCGGCGTCGCCAAAGCGCTGATGGGACGCCCCAGGCTGCTGGTGATGGACGAGCCCTCGGCGGGACTCTCGCCCAAATTCGTCAACGAAGTCATCGACATCCTGCGTCACGCAGGCGGCGACGGGCTGGCCATGCTCATCGCCGAACAGAACGTGCGCTTCCTCGACCTCGCCGACCGCGGCGTGGTGCTCGACGGCGGTCGCGTGGCGGCCGAAGGACCGGTCGCAGCGCTCAAACAAGACGACGCGGTACGCCGCGCCTATTTCGGCATGCTCGCCGCCGAAGGCTGA
- a CDS encoding GNAT family N-acetyltransferase, which yields MIEIIEADFASPAHAEALMALLARYAEDPMGGGQPLPQPTREGLIPALRTRPNAHALLAYVDNIPAGLLIAFEGFSTFQCRPLLNIHDVAVDAPFRGRGLSTRLLAEAEALARRLGCCKLTLEVLEGNAPAKASYRKSGFDGYQLDPAMGRAQFWEKKL from the coding sequence ATGATCGAAATCATCGAGGCCGACTTCGCCTCACCCGCACACGCCGAAGCCCTGATGGCGCTGCTAGCGCGCTACGCCGAAGATCCCATGGGCGGCGGCCAACCGTTACCGCAGCCCACGCGAGAAGGTTTGATCCCCGCCCTACGCACACGGCCCAACGCACACGCCTTGCTCGCCTATGTGGACAATATCCCTGCCGGCCTGCTGATCGCCTTCGAGGGCTTTTCCACCTTCCAGTGCCGACCGCTACTCAATATTCACGACGTGGCGGTGGACGCGCCCTTTCGTGGCCGTGGCCTGTCTACGCGGCTGCTCGCAGAAGCCGAAGCGCTCGCCCGTCGCCTGGGCTGCTGCAAACTCACTCTTGAAGTACTGGAAGGCAACGCACCGGCCAAGGCCAGCTACCGCAAATCCGGTTTCGACGGCTACCAGCTCGACCCCGCCATGGGCCGCGCGCAATTTTGGGAGAAAAAACTCTAA
- a CDS encoding PEP-CTERM/exosortase system-associated acyltransferase, producing the protein MSVSDMFDYFALSVATSLEEVDALQHLRWSVYCDELGYEHPKNCPGQREGDEYDEMSVHLYITHRESGAIAGCVRVIAAESLPEGIALPLEVAYQLSLEQPDLAGIPRQNLFEISRLAIATTFRRRRSDDALSQEYGLLSDVAQARTNFSYLAVLLYSAVIALGESYGFAHACAMMQPRLVRLLSRSGLLFRQLAPLIEHHGQRAAYFSSLSDATTGMNGDMRQLVGRITRQLGSQQMRSGLVL; encoded by the coding sequence GTGTCCGTCTCAGATATGTTTGATTATTTTGCCCTGAGTGTTGCGACAAGCCTGGAGGAGGTGGACGCCCTACAGCACTTGCGTTGGTCTGTGTACTGCGATGAGTTGGGCTATGAGCATCCCAAGAACTGCCCTGGACAGCGGGAAGGTGACGAGTACGACGAAATGTCGGTTCACTTGTATATCACGCATCGGGAAAGCGGGGCTATCGCGGGATGCGTCCGCGTCATCGCCGCCGAAAGCTTACCGGAGGGCATCGCGTTACCACTTGAGGTTGCTTATCAATTATCACTAGAACAGCCTGACCTCGCGGGTATTCCAAGGCAGAATCTGTTTGAGATTTCGCGTCTGGCTATTGCGACGACATTTCGTCGCCGCCGCTCAGATGACGCGTTATCGCAAGAATACGGGTTGTTAAGTGATGTAGCACAGGCCAGGACAAACTTTTCTTATTTGGCGGTGCTGTTGTACTCGGCGGTTATTGCCCTGGGAGAGTCCTATGGATTTGCCCACGCCTGCGCGATGATGCAGCCGCGGCTCGTGCGATTGCTGTCAAGGTCCGGGCTTTTGTTTCGACAGCTAGCTCCGCTGATCGAGCATCACGGACAACGGGCGGCCTACTTCAGCAGCCTTTCAGACGCTACTACCGGAATGAATGGCGACATGCGGCAATTGGTGGGTCGAATTACGCGACAGCTGGGGTCGCAACAGATGCGGTCTGGTCTCGTATTGTAG
- a CDS encoding toll/interleukin-1 receptor domain-containing protein, whose translation MTHDYMYVFECDYGSRVKERSFIKDLLKEFDKDYATMIGAVVNNNPYCLSFSIAVNLQGDPVKFESWLREKYPDKVKRHNIFLKDTFNYNVQTFIDDFMVDLVLTEEGGNRLFIFPEKNAFEKANPQYECMKRNESKVFISHSSKDKELIVNPLNAYLQANDIATWLDSYEIDYGDNIYLKVNEGIENSDVGLFILTDHFFDSASGWPMTEFSTFFMELMKNNKKVLMLNAGVSPENMHSMMKAYKYISWKNGAGLPEVANAIKRVISA comes from the coding sequence GTGACTCACGATTATATGTATGTTTTTGAATGTGATTATGGCTCTCGTGTAAAAGAACGCTCTTTTATCAAAGACTTGTTGAAAGAATTTGATAAGGACTATGCAACAATGATTGGTGCAGTAGTAAATAATAATCCCTACTGCTTATCATTTAGTATCGCGGTAAATTTGCAGGGTGACCCCGTAAAATTCGAGTCTTGGCTGAGGGAAAAATATCCAGATAAGGTCAAACGCCATAACATCTTTCTAAAAGACACTTTTAATTACAATGTTCAGACGTTCATTGATGATTTCATGGTTGATCTAGTTTTGACAGAGGAAGGTGGGAATCGTCTTTTCATTTTCCCAGAAAAAAATGCATTTGAAAAAGCAAATCCACAGTATGAGTGTATGAAAAGAAATGAATCTAAAGTATTTATAAGTCATTCTTCGAAAGATAAAGAATTGATCGTAAATCCGTTAAATGCATACCTTCAGGCTAATGACATAGCTACTTGGCTGGATAGTTATGAAATTGACTATGGCGACAATATCTACTTAAAAGTAAATGAAGGAATTGAAAATTCTGATGTTGGTCTTTTTATTCTTACAGACCACTTTTTTGACAGTGCAAGCGGTTGGCCTATGACAGAATTTTCCACATTTTTTATGGAATTAATGAAAAATAATAAAAAGGTCCTTATGCTTAACGCAGGAGTTTCGCCAGAAAATATGCACTCAATGATGAAAGCATATAAATATATATCGTGGAAAAATGGTGCAGGGTTACCTGAAGTCGCAAATGCAATTAAACGAGTGATCAGTGCTTAA
- a CDS encoding endonuclease domain-containing protein: MTPDHYTVVYTDHIRRIFVVISEAFGNFVLTKECKGDGCGCIGCVLLQATVGNNEEQYPILDIERGEELDATLMAYPFTEEGGIFLLGLKHEKYKRYNGTVTKPKLDEIFRTPDALLIVRTEPDGTFTHSYISPTVEQRVIAKGCKSGNCPCVGCRIVDMYYAASPDKVVPAIDRTKARATKDGELVLPIFEDEEIISKLLNRDPAIRHEFTPNIFDSPLEQIFYELAFFDLHIYPQHKVGKYRLDFAIPDKKIAIELDGHEYHKTKYQRTHDAQRDRWLFGQGWHVLRFTGTEIYHNLDNCIAEVCSLTGVERVTDFHRHDTNS; this comes from the coding sequence GTGACGCCTGACCATTACACCGTCGTCTATACCGACCATATAAGGAGGATTTTCGTAGTCATCTCCGAGGCTTTTGGCAACTTCGTGCTTACCAAGGAGTGCAAGGGCGACGGCTGTGGCTGCATCGGCTGCGTGTTGCTTCAGGCAACCGTGGGGAACAACGAAGAACAGTACCCGATACTTGATATCGAACGGGGAGAAGAGCTTGATGCGACCCTGATGGCTTACCCGTTTACCGAAGAAGGCGGAATCTTCTTGCTTGGCCTGAAGCACGAGAAATACAAGCGCTATAACGGAACAGTCACAAAGCCGAAGCTTGATGAAATATTTCGAACCCCCGACGCTCTGCTAATTGTTAGAACTGAGCCGGATGGGACGTTCACTCACTCATACATTTCGCCAACAGTCGAGCAACGTGTGATAGCGAAAGGTTGCAAGTCTGGTAACTGCCCCTGCGTTGGTTGCCGCATCGTTGATATGTACTACGCGGCGTCTCCGGACAAAGTCGTGCCAGCGATAGATCGAACCAAGGCAAGAGCGACCAAAGACGGGGAGCTAGTTCTACCGATATTTGAAGATGAAGAAATCATATCCAAACTCCTCAATCGAGACCCTGCAATTCGTCATGAGTTCACTCCAAACATATTTGACTCACCGCTGGAGCAGATATTTTACGAATTGGCGTTTTTTGATCTTCATATTTACCCGCAGCACAAGGTCGGGAAATATCGGCTTGACTTCGCCATTCCCGATAAGAAGATTGCTATCGAACTCGATGGACACGAATATCACAAGACGAAATATCAGCGAACCCATGACGCTCAGCGAGACCGTTGGCTTTTTGGCCAAGGCTGGCATGTACTGCGTTTTACTGGAACTGAGATCTACCACAACCTAGACAACTGTATTGCCGAAGTCTGCTCGTTGACAGGCGTCGAACGAGTTACCGACTTCCATCGCCATGACACCAATAGCTAA
- a CDS encoding IS110 family RNA-guided transposase, producing MNEHAVGIDVSKKKLDICVISSEKYKTKVLSNTAAGHAELLRWLAGRQLPVATPIVLEATGPYSEAVAIALADAGWAVSVVNPARVTGFAQSELSRNKTDQADAKLLAKFAQRAALAIWKPPSREVRELRALVDRLQALIDMRQQELNRLEALAQGLPSNVTDMVHEHVAWLDEQIRKLQDAIDDHIDGNPALREDAQLMQSIPGIGKRSTAQFLAYIGDTRRFKSAKALAAFIGLSPKQKQSGASVRGRTTISRAGHAAARRALYMPGLVAKRHNPVIIALAKRLESKGLAPKAIIGASMRKLVHLIYGVIKSGRPFQAGIPLRGLEIQEGI from the coding sequence ATGAACGAGCATGCCGTCGGCATTGATGTTTCGAAAAAGAAACTCGACATCTGTGTGATCAGCAGCGAGAAGTACAAGACCAAGGTATTGAGCAACACGGCTGCCGGCCACGCCGAGCTGCTTCGGTGGCTGGCGGGTAGGCAGTTGCCGGTGGCTACGCCGATCGTACTGGAAGCCACCGGTCCCTATAGCGAAGCGGTGGCGATCGCCTTAGCCGATGCAGGCTGGGCGGTGAGCGTGGTCAATCCGGCGCGTGTCACGGGCTTTGCCCAAAGCGAATTGAGCCGCAACAAGACCGATCAAGCCGATGCCAAGCTACTGGCCAAGTTTGCGCAGCGGGCAGCGCTCGCCATCTGGAAGCCACCGAGCCGCGAGGTGCGCGAGCTGCGGGCGTTAGTCGATCGGCTGCAGGCACTGATCGACATGCGCCAGCAAGAACTCAATCGGCTCGAAGCGTTGGCGCAGGGGCTGCCCTCGAACGTCACGGATATGGTCCATGAGCACGTAGCCTGGCTCGATGAACAGATCCGCAAGCTTCAGGACGCGATTGACGATCACATCGACGGCAACCCGGCGCTCAGGGAAGACGCCCAACTGATGCAGTCCATCCCCGGCATTGGGAAACGGAGTACAGCGCAATTTCTGGCCTACATCGGCGATACGCGCCGCTTCAAGAGCGCCAAGGCGTTGGCCGCCTTCATTGGCCTGAGCCCGAAACAGAAACAATCGGGTGCGTCGGTCAGGGGACGCACGACGATCTCAAGAGCCGGCCATGCGGCCGCCCGCCGGGCACTGTACATGCCCGGTTTGGTGGCCAAGCGGCATAACCCGGTCATCATCGCTTTAGCCAAACGCCTGGAAAGCAAAGGCTTGGCACCGAAGGCCATTATCGGCGCCAGCATGCGCAAGCTCGTGCATTTGATCTATGGCGTGATTAAATCGGGGCGACCGTTCCAGGCTGGAATCCCCTTGCGCGGACTTGAAATCCAAGAGGGTATCTGA
- a CDS encoding nucleotidyltransferase family protein codes for MSKYPKKTGYRGIHDVYTYDVRSKHGDTYKGLLIEIQYRTLVQHAWATAVEVIGFVTENQPKFQQGDRRYIDCMALANEILARVYENSKGACSDLSDGDLLHEFDYLDNELNLIRTLTGLNTAEAEATQNRNTILVFKPNGDLEVFSYRDSTEALDDLFRREKENPDLDIVLVKADTSEEIRMAFKNYFSDAKDFVRFLTQAKKKLQNKLDQ; via the coding sequence ATGAGTAAGTATCCAAAAAAGACTGGATATAGAGGAATTCATGATGTTTATACTTATGATGTGAGATCTAAACACGGGGATACATATAAAGGTTTGCTTATTGAGATTCAATACAGAACACTGGTTCAGCACGCTTGGGCAACAGCAGTTGAAGTTATTGGGTTTGTTACGGAAAATCAGCCAAAGTTTCAACAAGGTGATCGCCGCTATATAGATTGCATGGCACTTGCGAATGAGATTTTAGCGAGAGTTTACGAAAATAGTAAGGGCGCTTGTTCAGATTTGTCTGATGGTGATCTGCTGCATGAATTCGATTATTTGGATAATGAATTGAATCTCATTAGAACTTTGACGGGACTTAATACAGCGGAGGCTGAAGCTACCCAAAATCGAAATACTATTCTGGTGTTCAAGCCCAATGGTGATCTGGAGGTCTTCTCTTATAGGGATTCAACTGAGGCACTTGACGACCTATTTAGGCGTGAGAAAGAAAATCCGGATCTTGATATTGTTTTGGTGAAGGCAGATACAAGTGAAGAAATAAGGATGGCTTTTAAGAATTATTTTTCAGACGCAAAAGATTTTGTTCGATTTTTAACTCAAGCCAAGAAAAAACTTCAGAATAAACTTGACCAGTGA
- a CDS encoding IS630 family transposase: MKNDGRTLTRETLEAMRFMALERMVEGESPAAVSASFGMHRTWAYKVRLKARGRGQGKRALQLRRAPGRRRKLTDAQGRQVFRWVNGKNPRQYGFDFGLWTRQIVRELIAQRLGVSLSLASVGALLARVGLTAQKPLQRAYQRDPDAIERWQRETYPAIARQAKRDKADIYFWDESGFRADSVHGKTWGAKGHTPVVSVPGQRQGISAASAVSAKGAFWFATYKGGLNGDLFVTFLQRLMRGRRKPLHLILDNLPAHKTRAVKTYVAKSKGKLTLHFLPGYAPELNPDELVWSHAKRTGNARRPLRAGERLEDRIQFQLANMAAQPNLIRSFFRHPSVAYITDC; encoded by the coding sequence ATGAAGAACGATGGACGGACATTGACCCGCGAGACGCTGGAAGCGATGCGCTTCATGGCGCTGGAGCGGATGGTGGAAGGCGAATCGCCGGCAGCGGTCTCGGCGTCGTTCGGGATGCACCGGACTTGGGCGTACAAGGTACGGCTGAAGGCGCGCGGGCGCGGCCAAGGCAAGCGGGCCCTGCAGTTGCGGCGGGCCCCCGGGCGGCGCCGGAAGTTGACCGATGCCCAAGGACGGCAAGTGTTCCGGTGGGTCAACGGCAAGAACCCGCGGCAGTATGGCTTCGACTTCGGTTTATGGACACGCCAGATCGTGCGCGAACTGATCGCACAGCGATTGGGCGTTTCGCTGAGCTTGGCCTCAGTGGGCGCGTTGCTGGCGCGGGTCGGCTTGACTGCGCAAAAGCCACTCCAGCGTGCGTATCAGAGGGACCCTGACGCGATCGAGCGCTGGCAACGGGAAACCTATCCGGCGATTGCTCGCCAAGCCAAGCGGGACAAGGCCGATATCTATTTTTGGGACGAGTCAGGTTTTCGTGCCGACTCGGTGCACGGCAAGACCTGGGGCGCCAAAGGACACACGCCGGTCGTCTCGGTGCCCGGACAACGGCAAGGGATCAGTGCCGCCTCGGCGGTCAGTGCCAAGGGGGCGTTCTGGTTCGCGACTTACAAAGGCGGCTTGAACGGCGACCTGTTCGTGACCTTCCTGCAGCGCCTGATGCGCGGCCGACGCAAGCCGCTGCATCTGATCCTCGATAATCTGCCTGCGCACAAGACCCGCGCCGTCAAAACGTATGTCGCCAAGTCAAAGGGCAAGTTGACGTTGCACTTCCTGCCCGGCTATGCCCCCGAACTCAATCCCGACGAGCTGGTCTGGAGCCACGCCAAGCGCACGGGCAATGCCCGCCGGCCGTTGCGGGCCGGAGAACGTCTGGAAGATCGCATCCAGTTTCAACTCGCCAACATGGCCGCGCAGCCGAATCTGATCCGCTCGTTCTTCAGGCATCCAAGTGTTGCCTATATTACTGACTGCTGA
- a CDS encoding nucleotidyltransferase family protein, translated as MSEFPGGSKSRVNRAGANVRAGVETPDDLRSIEEWRAAHRAVLNTFQASLRARTRDQSIVVAQRHKRRNTIFNKLRRLPKMELSRMDDIAGCRLIFESLDDLYRFRKQFHKAKFKHKRKNEIDKYDYITQQSVI; from the coding sequence ATGTCTGAGTTTCCGGGAGGCTCTAAAAGCCGCGTAAATAGAGCGGGGGCAAACGTTCGAGCGGGAGTGGAAACCCCAGATGATCTGCGCTCTATTGAGGAGTGGCGGGCAGCTCACCGCGCTGTATTGAATACGTTCCAAGCAAGTCTTCGAGCGAGGACTCGGGATCAGTCCATTGTTGTTGCACAAAGGCACAAGCGCAGAAATACTATATTTAACAAGCTCCGGCGCCTCCCAAAAATGGAATTATCGAGGATGGACGATATTGCTGGATGCAGGCTTATTTTTGAGTCGCTTGATGATCTTTATCGTTTCCGAAAGCAATTTCACAAGGCGAAATTTAAGCATAAGCGCAAGAATGAAATTGATAAGTATGACTATATTACTCAGCAGTCAGTAATATAG
- a CDS encoding ABC transporter substrate-binding protein gives MKKYPQGRLAKRVALAGGLALLLNAGASQAACTVNIGVLLALTGSMAEIGQDNLRSAQLAVKDINAAGGVGGCTVKPIVADTETEPSVAVNQAKSLIDLRGVHVIFGSNSSGTTIAELRSVTAPSKVLLVSPSAASTSFTALAKKGLTQGMFYRGVMSVGGEGPVVAYVARHMAGWKHVSIVYVNNAFGVTYAKETLKAFEAMGGKARLIPYNSDQPDYQSIVTDALSDKPEALVLLAHPKGGQAILRDWLQSGGPQHVLLADSVATEHFVEKSGGKLLDGGWTVKDAAVKTPWYALYRKNFEAAYKRTPHIPYDTNAYDAMAITLLAMDQAHSTDAHKIFAAARAITAPGGMVVHPTPAGFKQAFAAIAAGKKIQYVGVTGALSINAYGDVSNPVVIGRIKGGKLNYYKTLGVSEVDSIVKMHKL, from the coding sequence ATGAAGAAGTACCCACAAGGACGTCTGGCAAAGCGGGTGGCCCTGGCCGGCGGTCTTGCCCTGCTGTTGAATGCTGGCGCGAGCCAGGCAGCTTGCACCGTGAACATCGGCGTACTGCTGGCGTTGACCGGATCGATGGCCGAGATCGGTCAGGATAACTTGCGTTCGGCGCAGCTCGCGGTCAAGGACATCAATGCAGCCGGCGGAGTGGGCGGCTGTACCGTCAAGCCCATCGTCGCCGACACCGAAACCGAGCCCTCCGTGGCGGTCAATCAGGCCAAGTCGCTGATCGACCTGCGCGGTGTGCATGTCATCTTCGGCTCGAATTCGAGCGGCACCACCATCGCCGAGTTGCGCAGCGTCACCGCCCCTTCCAAGGTGCTGCTGGTGTCCCCCAGCGCCGCCTCGACCTCGTTCACCGCGCTGGCCAAGAAGGGCCTGACCCAGGGCATGTTCTACCGCGGCGTCATGTCGGTCGGTGGCGAAGGCCCGGTGGTCGCCTATGTGGCGCGTCACATGGCCGGCTGGAAGCACGTCTCCATCGTTTACGTGAACAACGCCTTCGGCGTGACCTACGCCAAGGAGACCCTCAAGGCCTTCGAGGCCATGGGCGGCAAGGCGCGCCTGATCCCCTACAACAGCGATCAGCCGGACTATCAGTCCATCGTCACCGACGCGCTCAGCGACAAACCCGAGGCGCTGGTTCTGCTCGCGCACCCCAAGGGCGGCCAAGCCATTTTGCGCGACTGGCTGCAGTCGGGCGGCCCACAGCACGTGTTACTGGCCGACTCGGTGGCCACGGAGCACTTCGTCGAAAAATCCGGTGGCAAGCTGCTAGACGGCGGTTGGACGGTCAAGGATGCGGCGGTGAAAACGCCGTGGTACGCGCTGTATCGCAAGAACTTCGAGGCGGCTTACAAGCGCACGCCACACATTCCTTACGACACCAACGCCTACGACGCCATGGCGATCACCTTGCTGGCGATGGATCAGGCGCACTCGACTGATGCGCACAAGATTTTCGCCGCCGCACGCGCAATCACCGCACCGGGCGGCATGGTGGTACATCCGACGCCCGCAGGTTTCAAGCAGGCGTTCGCGGCCATCGCCGCAGGCAAGAAAATCCAATATGTGGGGGTGACGGGTGCGTTGAGCATCAACGCATACGGCGACGTGAGCAACCCGGTCGTGATCGGCCGGATCAAGGGCGGTAAGCTGAATTACTACAAGACCCTGGGCGTTTCCGAGGTAGACAGCATCGTGAAGATGCACAAGCTTTAA